Proteins encoded together in one Paracoccus sp. SMMA_5_TC window:
- a CDS encoding IS256 family transposase yields the protein MKQNIDNSSFSLLPEAGGYDPIEDRLRANVRATIEAMFEEELADFLGRLRYGRGNERSRGYRHGHRDRQLTGTFGTETVRVPRARIEDEAGKISEWRSKALPRYKRLTKRAEALIAAVYLAGTNTRRVKRALFGLFEGAVSKDVVSRAWRKVKVDWDAWSARDLTGEEIVRLILDGTVIKTRLDRKATNISVLAAIGVRRDGQKVLLSIRNMGGESTAAWGSFLADLDARGLRRPEFVIVDGAPGLEAALVALWGEDLPIQRCTVHKHRNLLGHAPKRLHDELSEDYRDMIYADTAAEIEKRRKAFLRKWKLKCRAVADSLEEAGDRLFSFTRLDPSQWKSARTTNAIERLNEEFRRRIKTQTVLPCAETVPMLLWALLASGQIQMRKVDGWETLSQPLVPMPLDLAA from the coding sequence ATGAAGCAGAATATCGACAACTCGTCCTTTTCGCTACTGCCCGAGGCAGGCGGGTATGATCCGATCGAGGATCGCCTGCGGGCGAATGTCCGGGCCACCATTGAGGCCATGTTCGAAGAGGAACTTGCCGACTTTCTTGGTCGGCTTCGTTACGGCCGCGGCAACGAGCGGTCCAGGGGCTACCGCCACGGGCATCGCGACCGACAGCTGACCGGCACATTCGGCACTGAGACGGTGCGGGTTCCTCGTGCCCGGATCGAGGACGAGGCCGGCAAGATCAGCGAATGGCGCTCGAAGGCCCTGCCACGCTACAAGCGGCTGACGAAGAGGGCCGAGGCACTGATCGCAGCGGTCTACCTGGCTGGCACCAACACGCGCCGGGTCAAGCGGGCGCTGTTCGGCTTATTCGAAGGCGCCGTGAGCAAGGATGTCGTCAGCCGGGCCTGGCGCAAGGTGAAGGTCGACTGGGACGCCTGGTCCGCCCGCGACCTGACCGGCGAAGAGATCGTGCGGCTCATTCTCGACGGCACCGTCATCAAGACCCGGCTGGACCGCAAGGCCACCAACATTTCGGTGCTGGCGGCGATCGGCGTGCGGCGCGACGGGCAAAAGGTGCTCCTCTCGATCAGGAACATGGGCGGCGAAAGCACGGCTGCCTGGGGCAGCTTCCTCGCCGACCTGGATGCGCGGGGCCTCAGACGGCCCGAGTTCGTGATCGTTGATGGTGCCCCCGGCCTTGAGGCCGCGCTTGTGGCGCTCTGGGGCGAGGACCTGCCGATCCAGCGCTGCACGGTTCACAAGCACCGTAACCTGCTCGGCCACGCCCCCAAGCGCCTGCACGACGAGTTGAGCGAAGACTACCGCGACATGATCTACGCCGACACCGCCGCCGAGATCGAGAAGCGTCGCAAGGCTTTCCTGCGGAAGTGGAAGCTGAAGTGCCGGGCCGTGGCCGATAGCCTGGAGGAAGCAGGTGACCGGCTCTTCAGCTTCACGCGCCTCGATCCTTCACAATGGAAATCCGCACGGACCACCAATGCCATCGAGCGCCTGAACGAGGAATTCCGGCGCCGGATCAAGACCCAGACCGTGCTGCCCTGCGCTGAAACCGTGCCGATGCTGCTATGGGCGCTCCTGGCGTCAGGGCAGATCCAGATGCGAAAAGTCGATGGCTGGGAAACCCTCTCTCAGCCTCTCGTGCCGATGCCTCTTGACCTCGCGGCCTGA
- a CDS encoding 5-formyltetrahydrofolate cyclo-ligase encodes MDVDVKHALRRQALQARERGGDAHALSQNLREVLAPWSGQVLAGYWPMRGEADPRPAMTAHDGPVCLPVVTAPAQPLIFRRYDGRLEVGRYDTRHPPPDAPELRPQVLIVPLAGFDRNGARLGYGGGFYDRTLAQLRAAGPTTAIGLAFAGQEIRLIPTEPTDQPLDMIVTDREIITPSP; translated from the coding sequence ATGGATGTTGATGTAAAGCATGCGTTGCGCCGGCAGGCTTTGCAGGCGCGTGAACGCGGCGGTGATGCGCATGCGTTGAGCCAGAATTTAAGGGAAGTGCTTGCCCCCTGGTCCGGGCAGGTATTGGCCGGTTACTGGCCCATGCGGGGCGAGGCCGATCCCCGTCCCGCCATGACGGCTCACGATGGGCCGGTCTGTCTGCCGGTGGTGACTGCGCCGGCGCAGCCCCTTATATTCCGTCGATACGACGGGCGGCTTGAAGTCGGGCGGTATGATACCCGCCATCCACCCCCCGATGCGCCCGAGTTGCGGCCGCAGGTCTTGATCGTGCCACTGGCAGGTTTCGACCGTAACGGTGCGCGACTGGGTTACGGCGGCGGGTTTTACGACCGGACCCTGGCGCAGCTGCGCGCTGCCGGTCCGACCACAGCCATCGGCCTGGCCTTTGCCGGGCAAGAGATTCGCCTGATTCCCACGGAGCCGACCGATCAACCGCTTGATATGATCGTCACCGACCGGGAAATCATCACGCCCAGCCCCTGA
- a CDS encoding NADPH:quinone oxidoreductase family protein gives MEKHWQIMQVREMEGDPVPDTHGLGQPGPGQVLVRMHAAALNFADLLMAQGRYQETPPLPFIPGLEGAGEILAVGPEVSLSPGTRVAVQAQGTMAEANLFPASRCYPIPEGMTYEEAAGFLVAYGTSHLALTHLARLQAGQTLVVLGAAGGVGLTAVEIGAALGARVIAVARGKDKLQITREVGASDTLDSDDCPDLLAALREMGGVDVVYDPVGGALAEQAFAALRPGGRFLLIGFASGKPPVLPLNHALVKNIAIHGLYWGGYHQLDPDTLNKDIQALFDLYRAGKLHPHAGAVVKLQNLKDGYDLLRNRKATGKVIVSI, from the coding sequence ATGGAAAAGCACTGGCAGATCATGCAGGTCAGGGAAATGGAGGGCGATCCGGTGCCCGATACCCATGGGCTGGGCCAACCCGGCCCCGGTCAGGTGCTGGTGCGCATGCACGCCGCCGCGCTGAATTTCGCCGATCTGCTGATGGCCCAGGGCCGCTACCAGGAAACCCCGCCGCTGCCCTTCATTCCAGGGCTGGAAGGCGCGGGCGAGATACTTGCCGTCGGCCCGGAGGTGAGCCTGTCGCCGGGCACGCGCGTGGCAGTCCAGGCGCAGGGCACAATGGCCGAGGCCAACCTTTTCCCGGCTTCGCGTTGTTATCCGATCCCCGAAGGCATGACCTATGAAGAGGCCGCCGGTTTTCTGGTCGCCTATGGCACCAGTCACCTGGCCCTGACCCATTTGGCGCGGCTGCAGGCGGGGCAAACGCTGGTGGTGCTGGGGGCCGCGGGCGGAGTCGGACTGACCGCGGTCGAAATCGGCGCCGCATTGGGCGCGCGGGTGATCGCAGTTGCCCGCGGCAAGGACAAGCTTCAGATTACCCGGGAGGTCGGGGCCAGTGACACGCTCGACAGCGACGACTGCCCCGATCTGCTGGCCGCGCTGCGTGAAATGGGTGGCGTCGATGTGGTGTATGATCCCGTCGGTGGCGCACTGGCCGAACAGGCATTTGCCGCCTTGCGCCCAGGCGGACGCTTTCTGCTGATCGGCTTCGCCAGCGGCAAGCCCCCGGTGCTGCCGCTGAACCATGCGCTGGTCAAGAACATCGCCATTCATGGACTTTACTGGGGCGGATATCATCAGCTTGATCCCGACACCCTCAACAAGGATATTCAGGCGCTGTTCGATCTTTATCGCGCCGGCAAGCTGCACCCTCATGCCGGGGCTGTCGTGAAGCTGCAGAACCTGAAGGACGGCTATGATCTGCTGCGCAACCGAAAGGCGACCGGAAAGGTGATCGTTAGCATCTGA
- the mgtE gene encoding magnesium transporter, which yields MSDPRDAETEASEEEFQLKKQDLDAILRAIDEGDGPRLDALLEPLHAADIADLIEQLTPQRRRAFLQLYSGEIDGEILSEIDESIREEVVEQMPREVLAEAVREMDSDDVVDLIEDMEEPEQQAILAALDDSDRAAVERSLTYPEYSAGRLMQSEVVTAPEHWTVGETIDFLRSEEWLPDQFYHVILVDPRRHPTGYVTLGKLLATRRHVPLREITEDSFRTISARQDEGDVAYAFNKYHLISAPVVDDHDRLVGVITIDDAMAVLDEEHEEDFLRMARVSDESHVSDGPLQTARQRLPWLVTNLFTASLSALVISRFESTLEQLVVLAALMPIVASTGGIAGTQSLAVAVRGLATRELTSANARRVIFRELFAGLLNGLGLAAILLLAGTVILGSVWIGMVLGMAMMVNQVVAALGGVLVPLGLSRLGLDPALASGTFVTTMTDVMGFFAFLGLASWMLM from the coding sequence ATGTCTGACCCGCGCGACGCCGAAACCGAAGCCAGCGAGGAAGAATTTCAGCTCAAGAAGCAGGATCTTGATGCGATCTTGCGGGCCATAGACGAAGGTGACGGCCCGCGACTGGACGCGCTGCTCGAGCCGTTGCACGCCGCCGATATCGCAGACCTGATCGAACAGCTGACGCCGCAGCGTCGGCGCGCCTTCCTGCAGCTTTATTCGGGCGAAATCGACGGCGAGATCCTGTCCGAAATCGACGAATCGATCCGCGAGGAAGTCGTCGAGCAGATGCCGCGCGAGGTGCTTGCCGAAGCCGTGCGGGAAATGGACAGCGACGATGTCGTCGACCTGATCGAGGACATGGAAGAGCCCGAGCAGCAGGCGATCCTGGCCGCGCTTGACGATTCGGACCGCGCGGCTGTCGAACGCTCGCTGACCTATCCCGAATATTCGGCCGGGCGTCTGATGCAGTCCGAGGTGGTGACCGCGCCCGAACACTGGACCGTGGGCGAGACCATCGACTTTCTGCGCTCCGAGGAATGGCTGCCCGATCAGTTCTATCACGTGATCCTTGTCGATCCGCGCCGCCATCCGACGGGCTATGTGACCTTGGGCAAGTTGCTGGCCACCCGTCGTCATGTTCCGCTGCGCGAGATTACAGAGGACAGCTTTCGCACCATTTCCGCGCGGCAGGACGAAGGCGATGTCGCCTATGCCTTCAACAAGTATCACCTGATTTCCGCGCCGGTGGTGGACGATCACGACCGGCTGGTGGGTGTCATCACCATCGACGATGCCATGGCCGTGCTGGACGAAGAGCATGAAGAGGATTTTCTGCGCATGGCCCGCGTTTCCGACGAAAGCCATGTGTCCGACGGTCCCCTGCAAACCGCACGTCAGCGCCTGCCGTGGCTGGTCACCAACCTGTTCACGGCCTCGCTGTCGGCGCTGGTGATCTCGCGCTTTGAATCGACGCTGGAACAGCTGGTCGTGCTGGCGGCATTGATGCCGATTGTCGCCTCGACCGGTGGTATCGCCGGCACGCAGTCGCTGGCAGTTGCAGTGCGTGGTCTGGCAACCCGCGAACTGACCAGTGCCAACGCGCGGCGCGTGATCTTTCGCGAGCTGTTCGCCGGGCTGCTGAACGGGTTGGGTCTGGCTGCCATCCTGCTTCTGGCGGGCACCGTCATCCTGGGATCGGTCTGGATCGGCATGGTGCTGGGCATGGCGATGATGGTCAATCAGGTCGTGGCGGCGCTGGGCGGGGTGCTGGTGCCGCTGGGGCTGAGCCGTCTGGGGCTGGATCCGGCGCTGGCTTCGGGAACATTTGTGACCACCATGACCGATGTGATGGGCTTTTTCGCCTTTCTGGGCCTGGCATCATGGATGTTGATGTAA
- a CDS encoding vitamin B12-dependent ribonucleotide reductase, which yields MRIERRFTKVETGAYGGITFKTTSSEIRNPDGQIVFRNEAVEVPEGWSQVAADVIAQKYFRKAGVPARLKPVREKSVPEFLWRSVADEQALAELPEAERYIGETSARQVFDRMAGAWAYWGWKGGYFTTEDDARAYYDEMRFMLAAQMGAPNSPQWFNTGLHWAYGIDGPGQGHFYVDYRTGKLTRSDSAYEHPQPHACFIQSVADDLVNEGGIMDLWVREARLFKYGSGTGTNFSSLRGEGEKLSGGGKSSGLMGFLKIGDRAAGAIKSGGTTRRAAKMVICDMDHPDIEQFINWKVIEEQKVAALVAGSKMHERKLNEIFAAIRGWDGSIEDATDPARNAALKSAIRSAKRSMIPETYVNRVLQYARQGFDSIEFPTYDTDWDSEAYVSVSGQNSNNSVRVTDAFLRAVREDLPWELIRRTDGKVARTVSARELWDQIGHAAWACADPGIQFHDTVNAWHTCPADGPIRGSNPCSEYMFLDDTACNLASMNLLTFWNGRNFDAEAYVHAARLWTLTLEISVLMAQFPSREIAQRSYDFRTLGLGYANIGGLLMTMGLGYDSDQGRALCGALTAIMTGVAYATSAQMAAELGPFPGYARNATHMLRVIRNHRAAAHGSGDYQGVNVAPVALDAQNCPDPHLVALARQSWDDALTLGERHGYRNAQATVIAPTGTIGLVMDCDTTGIEPDFALVKFKKLAGGGYFKIINRSVPAALEALGYTSTQIADIIAYAVGHASLGNCPAINHASLIGHGFGPRELERIESALEAAFDIRFVFNQWTLGESFCRETLGIPAEKLADPTFDLLRHLGFSKAQIDAANDHVCGTMTLEGAPHLDPAHLPVFDCANACGKKGSRYLSVDSHIRMMAAAQSFISGAISKTINMPNSATIADALAAYELSWSLGIKANALYRDGSKLSQPLAAALVEDDEDAEETLATGSAQEKAAVIAQKVVERIIVKEAVRSHREKLPHRRKGYTQKAIVGGHKVYLRTGEYDDGSLGEIFIDMHKEGAGFRAMMNNFAIAVSVGLQYGVPLEEFVDAFTFTRFEPAGTVQGNDSIKNATSILDYVFRELAISYLDRTDLAHVPPQGARFDDLGEGEPQPNVGPVSDGASRSLEMLRQISSTGYLRKRLPQDLMALQSGVSAMAVALPEGGVATMDARAKARMQGYEGDPCGECGNYTLVRNGTCMKCNTCGATSGCS from the coding sequence ATGCGGATCGAACGGCGCTTTACCAAGGTCGAAACCGGGGCCTATGGTGGCATCACTTTCAAGACCACCAGCAGCGAAATCCGCAACCCCGACGGCCAGATCGTGTTCCGCAACGAGGCCGTCGAGGTTCCCGAAGGCTGGAGCCAGGTCGCCGCTGACGTGATCGCCCAGAAATACTTTCGCAAGGCCGGGGTGCCGGCGCGGCTGAAGCCCGTGCGCGAAAAATCGGTGCCTGAATTCCTGTGGCGTTCGGTCGCCGACGAACAGGCGCTGGCCGAATTGCCCGAGGCAGAGCGCTACATCGGGGAAACCTCGGCCCGGCAGGTATTCGACCGCATGGCCGGGGCATGGGCCTATTGGGGCTGGAAGGGCGGGTATTTCACCACCGAGGATGACGCCCGCGCCTATTACGACGAAATGCGCTTCATGCTGGCCGCGCAGATGGGCGCGCCCAATTCGCCGCAGTGGTTCAACACCGGCCTGCATTGGGCCTATGGGATCGACGGCCCGGGCCAGGGGCATTTCTACGTCGATTACCGCACGGGCAAGCTGACCCGATCGGACAGCGCCTATGAGCATCCCCAGCCGCACGCCTGTTTCATCCAGTCCGTTGCCGACGATCTGGTGAACGAAGGCGGCATCATGGACCTGTGGGTCCGCGAGGCGCGGCTGTTCAAATATGGCTCGGGCACGGGCACCAATTTTTCGTCCCTTCGAGGGGAGGGCGAGAAACTGTCGGGCGGCGGCAAATCTTCGGGGCTGATGGGCTTTCTGAAGATCGGAGACCGCGCAGCCGGCGCGATCAAATCGGGCGGCACGACCCGGCGCGCGGCAAAGATGGTGATCTGCGACATGGATCACCCCGACATCGAGCAGTTCATCAACTGGAAGGTCATCGAGGAACAGAAGGTCGCCGCGCTGGTGGCTGGTTCCAAGATGCATGAACGCAAGTTGAACGAAATCTTCGCCGCGATCCGTGGCTGGGATGGCAGCATCGAGGATGCGACCGACCCGGCCCGGAACGCGGCGTTGAAATCGGCAATTCGCAGTGCCAAACGCAGCATGATCCCGGAAACCTATGTGAACCGGGTTCTGCAATATGCCCGTCAGGGATTTGATTCGATTGAATTTCCGACCTACGATACCGATTGGGATTCCGAAGCCTATGTCTCGGTCTCGGGGCAGAACTCGAACAATTCGGTGCGGGTGACCGACGCCTTCCTGCGGGCGGTGCGTGAGGATCTGCCTTGGGAGCTGATCCGCCGCACCGACGGAAAGGTGGCGCGCACGGTTTCGGCGCGCGAGTTGTGGGATCAGATCGGGCACGCCGCCTGGGCCTGCGCCGATCCGGGCATCCAGTTCCACGACACCGTGAACGCCTGGCACACCTGTCCGGCGGACGGGCCGATCCGGGGCTCGAACCCGTGTTCGGAATACATGTTCCTGGACGATACCGCCTGCAACCTGGCGTCGATGAACCTGCTGACTTTCTGGAACGGTCGCAATTTCGATGCCGAGGCCTATGTCCATGCCGCCCGGTTGTGGACGCTGACCCTGGAAATCAGCGTGCTGATGGCACAGTTCCCCAGCCGCGAAATCGCCCAGCGCAGCTATGATTTCCGCACCCTCGGGCTGGGCTACGCCAATATCGGCGGTCTGCTGATGACCATGGGGCTGGGCTACGATTCCGATCAGGGCAGGGCCTTGTGCGGGGCGCTGACCGCGATCATGACCGGCGTGGCCTATGCCACATCGGCGCAGATGGCGGCCGAACTGGGGCCGTTTCCGGGCTATGCCCGCAATGCCACCCATATGCTGCGGGTGATCCGCAACCATCGGGCCGCGGCGCATGGCAGCGGCGACTATCAGGGCGTGAACGTCGCCCCGGTGGCGCTGGATGCGCAGAACTGCCCCGATCCGCATCTGGTCGCGCTGGCCCGGCAAAGCTGGGACGATGCGCTGACCTTGGGCGAACGGCACGGCTATCGCAACGCCCAGGCCACGGTGATCGCACCCACGGGCACCATCGGTCTGGTGATGGATTGCGACACCACCGGGATCGAGCCCGATTTTGCCCTGGTGAAATTCAAGAAGCTGGCCGGTGGCGGCTATTTCAAGATCATCAACCGCTCGGTTCCCGCCGCGCTCGAGGCGCTGGGCTACACATCGACCCAGATCGCGGACATCATCGCATATGCCGTGGGTCACGCCAGCCTGGGCAACTGTCCCGCCATCAACCATGCCAGCCTGATCGGCCACGGCTTCGGCCCGCGCGAGCTGGAACGCATCGAGTCGGCGCTGGAAGCGGCTTTCGACATCCGTTTCGTATTCAACCAGTGGACGCTCGGCGAAAGCTTCTGCCGCGAAACCCTGGGTATCCCGGCGGAAAAGCTGGCCGACCCGACCTTTGACCTGCTGCGCCACCTGGGCTTCAGCAAGGCGCAGATCGACGCCGCCAACGACCATGTCTGCGGCACCATGACGCTGGAGGGGGCCCCGCATCTGGACCCGGCGCATCTGCCAGTATTCGACTGTGCCAATGCCTGCGGCAAGAAGGGCAGCCGCTATCTGTCGGTCGACAGCCACATCCGCATGATGGCGGCGGCGCAAAGCTTCATCTCGGGGGCGATCAGCAAGACGATCAACATGCCGAATAGCGCCACGATTGCCGATGCGCTGGCGGCCTACGAACTGTCCTGGTCCTTGGGGATCAAGGCGAATGCGCTTTACCGCGATGGCTCGAAACTGTCGCAACCGCTGGCCGCCGCCCTGGTCGAGGATGACGAGGACGCCGAGGAAACCCTGGCCACCGGCAGCGCGCAGGAAAAGGCCGCCGTCATTGCCCAGAAGGTGGTCGAGCGGATCATCGTCAAGGAGGCCGTGCGCAGCCACCGCGAAAAGCTGCCGCATCGGCGCAAGGGTTATACCCAGAAGGCGATCGTCGGCGGACATAAGGTCTATCTGCGCACCGGCGAATACGACGACGGCAGTCTGGGTGAAATCTTCATCGACATGCACAAGGAAGGTGCCGGCTTTCGGGCGATGATGAACAATTTCGCCATCGCGGTGTCGGTCGGCCTGCAATACGGCGTGCCGCTGGAGGAATTCGTCGATGCCTTTACCTTTACCCGCTTCGAGCCGGCGGGCACGGTGCAGGGCAATGACAGCATCAAGAATGCGACCTCGATCCTCGATTACGTGTTCCGCGAACTGGCCATCAGCTATCTGGACCGCACCGATCTGGCACATGTGCCCCCGCAGGGGGCGCGGTTTGACGACCTGGGCGAGGGCGAGCCGCAGCCGAATGTCGGCCCGGTCAGCGACGGCGCGTCGCGTTCGCTGGAAATGCTGCGCCAGATCAGTTCGACCGGTTATCTGCGCAAGCGTCTGCCGCAGGATCTGATGGCGCTGCAATCCGGGGTTTCGGCCATGGCGGTTGCGCTGCCCGAGGGCGGGGTTGCCACCATGGATGCACGCGCCAAGGCCAGGATGCAGGGCTATGAGGGCGATCCCTGTGGCGAATGCGGCAACTATACCCTTGTCAGGAACGGCACCTGCATGAAGTGCAACACCTGCGGCGCGACCAGCGGGTGCAGCTGA
- a CDS encoding inositol monophosphatase family protein: MVPQTLQISAEQADRIVQVAHRLADAARLETLRLFRSPALRPDNKASAGFDPVTEADRASERAMRAILEAERPLDAILGEEYGPRSGSSGLTWVLDPIDGTRAFMAGAPSWGVLIGVTDGQGPIYGLIDQPHLDERFEGGFGRAWLAGRGARQSLAVRQGVELADATLMSTYPEVGTPQEHRSFRRVADRVRLVRYGLDCYAYALLAAGHVDLVIEAGLQAYDVVAPIALIEAAGGVVSDWQGGPAHHGGRIVAAASRELHAQALDLLNGD, encoded by the coding sequence ATGGTTCCGCAAACGCTTCAGATTTCGGCCGAACAGGCCGACCGGATCGTGCAGGTGGCGCATCGGCTGGCCGACGCCGCCCGTCTCGAGACTTTGAGGCTGTTCCGCAGCCCGGCCCTGCGGCCCGACAACAAGGCTTCGGCCGGATTTGATCCTGTGACCGAGGCTGATCGAGCCAGCGAGCGCGCGATGCGCGCGATCCTCGAGGCCGAGCGGCCGCTGGACGCTATCCTGGGGGAGGAATACGGTCCGCGGTCCGGAAGCAGCGGCCTCACATGGGTGCTTGATCCGATCGACGGCACGCGCGCATTCATGGCGGGCGCGCCCAGCTGGGGGGTGCTGATCGGTGTGACCGATGGGCAGGGTCCGATCTATGGCCTGATCGATCAACCGCATCTGGATGAACGTTTCGAGGGCGGCTTTGGTCGGGCCTGGCTGGCCGGGCGCGGCGCCCGTCAGTCGCTTGCCGTCCGCCAGGGGGTCGAACTGGCAGATGCCACCTTGATGAGCACCTATCCCGAAGTTGGCACCCCGCAGGAACACCGGTCCTTTCGCCGCGTGGCCGACCGGGTGCGACTGGTGCGCTATGGCCTTGATTGCTATGCCTATGCCCTGCTGGCAGCGGGGCATGTCGATCTGGTGATCGAGGCGGGGCTGCAAGCCTATGACGTCGTGGCGCCCATCGCCCTGATCGAGGCCGCTGGCGGTGTGGTCAGCGACTGGCAGGGCGGGCCGGCGCATCACGGCGGTCGTATTGTCGCCGCCGCTTCCCGGGAATTGCACGCGCAGGCGCTGGATTTGCTGAACGGCGATTGA
- a CDS encoding Bax inhibitor-1/YccA family protein — MQDYNSIRTAGTATRSAAVDEGLRAYMNKVYGLMAVAMLVTAGAAWGIAGLAQNPDGTLTALGAAIYTSPLRWVIMFAPLLVVFAFGAAVNRLSVSAATTLFYFFAALMGLSISWIFMVYTSFSIVQTFLVTAIAFAGLSLYGYTTKRDLSGMGTFLLMGLIGLIVASIVNIFLKSSAMQFAISVIGVLIFAGLTAFDTQNIKNTYLQLANSDRDFLGKSAIMGALQLYLDFLNLFMFLLQFMGNRE; from the coding sequence ATGCAAGACTACAATTCGATCCGCACGGCCGGGACCGCGACGCGCTCGGCTGCGGTGGATGAAGGCCTGCGCGCCTATATGAACAAAGTCTACGGCCTGATGGCCGTGGCCATGCTTGTCACCGCCGGCGCCGCCTGGGGCATCGCCGGGCTGGCGCAGAATCCCGACGGCACGCTGACTGCGCTGGGCGCGGCGATCTATACCTCGCCGCTGCGCTGGGTCATCATGTTCGCGCCGTTGCTGGTCGTGTTTGCCTTTGGCGCGGCGGTCAACCGCCTTTCGGTCAGCGCCGCTACGACGCTGTTCTATTTCTTCGCCGCGCTGATGGGGCTGTCCATCAGCTGGATCTTCATGGTCTACACCTCGTTCTCGATCGTGCAGACCTTTCTGGTGACGGCAATCGCCTTTGCCGGGCTGTCGCTTTACGGCTACACCACCAAGCGCGACCTGTCGGGAATGGGAACCTTCCTGCTGATGGGGCTGATCGGCCTGATCGTGGCGTCGATCGTCAACATCTTCCTGAAATCCAGCGCCATGCAGTTCGCGATCTCGGTCATCGGGGTTCTGATCTTTGCCGGTCTGACCGCTTTCGACACGCAGAACATCAAGAATACCTATCTGCAGCTGGCGAATTCGGATCGCGACTTCCTGGGCAAGTCGGCCATCATGGGTGCGCTGCAGCTTTACCTCGACTTCCTGAACCTCTTCATGTTCCTGCTGCAGTTCATGGGTAACCGCGAATAA
- a CDS encoding helix-turn-helix domain-containing protein, whose amino-acid sequence MKHNVDVHVGKRIRHRRWMIGMTQQQLAEKVGIKFQQIQKYETGMNRVSASRLWDISRAVDVPISFFFEGLDEANLTEAVPGDILADKEALQLVRAYYAMPEAQRRQIFELARVLSDAA is encoded by the coding sequence ATGAAACACAATGTGGACGTGCATGTCGGCAAGCGCATCCGGCATCGCCGCTGGATGATCGGCATGACCCAACAGCAGCTTGCGGAAAAGGTCGGGATCAAGTTCCAGCAGATCCAGAAATATGAAACCGGGATGAACCGGGTTTCGGCTTCGCGGCTTTGGGATATCTCGCGCGCGGTCGATGTGCCGATCAGCTTCTTCTTTGAAGGTCTGGATGAGGCGAACCTGACCGAGGCCGTGCCCGGCGACATTCTTGCCGATAAAGAGGCGCTGCAGCTGGTTCGGGCGTATTACGCCATGCCCGAAGCACAACGGCGCCAGATCTTCGAGCTGGCCCGCGTGCTGTCCGACGCCGCCTGA
- a CDS encoding polysaccharide deacetylase family protein, with amino-acid sequence MTHDLTPRPLNPAPAAPDFPWPEGKRSAVFIGFDVDAETAWIGNRPENVDRMVTTSYGGYDARVGIAKILELLDETGLTATFFIPGWTAEAHTAACEPIVAAGHEIAHHGYLHKCPDRNRLEEAREEIDRGLEALQARLGVRPVGYRAPSGENFPELLAYLADRGLRYSSSFRDDIRPYRHRLPDGRPGPVEIPVNYAFDDWNFGMTSRLDSRPIFGRDSILPLWLDEFEATHAWGGVTTLVLHPQVSGRPMRWRLLRDFLTNVVRRDDVWIATGAQILEHFENCEGTLEANRPAPGSSRAAM; translated from the coding sequence ATGACCCATGACCTGACGCCCCGCCCGCTGAACCCGGCACCTGCCGCGCCGGATTTCCCCTGGCCTGAAGGCAAGCGCAGCGCGGTTTTCATCGGCTTCGACGTGGACGCCGAAACCGCCTGGATCGGCAACCGACCCGAAAACGTGGATCGGATGGTCACGACCTCATATGGTGGTTATGACGCCCGTGTCGGAATTGCAAAAATTCTGGAACTGCTGGATGAAACGGGTCTGACGGCCACCTTCTTCATTCCCGGCTGGACGGCAGAGGCGCATACGGCAGCATGTGAGCCCATTGTCGCAGCCGGGCACGAGATCGCCCATCACGGATATCTGCACAAGTGTCCTGACAGAAACAGGCTTGAGGAGGCGCGCGAGGAAATCGATCGTGGGCTGGAGGCATTGCAAGCCCGTCTTGGTGTGCGTCCCGTGGGCTATCGCGCTCCATCGGGCGAAAACTTTCCCGAGCTTCTCGCCTATCTCGCAGATCGTGGACTGCGTTATTCAAGTTCGTTCCGCGATGATATTCGTCCCTATCGTCATCGCTTGCCGGACGGTCGTCCGGGGCCGGTGGAAATTCCGGTCAACTATGCCTTTGATGACTGGAATTTCGGTATGACCAGCCGCCTGGATTCTCGTCCAATCTTCGGCCGGGATTCGATCCTGCCGCTGTGGCTGGACGAGTTCGAGGCGACACATGCGTGGGGTGGTGTTACCACACTGGTCCTGCATCCGCAGGTCTCGGGCCGTCCGATGCGTTGGCGGCTTCTGCGTGATTTCCTGACAAACGTGGTCCGGCGCGATGACGTATGGATCGCCACGGGCGCGCAAATACTCGAGCATTTCGAGAATTGCGAAGGCACGCTGGAAGCGAATCGACCTGCCCCCGGAAGCTCCCGCGCTGCGATGTAG